From Cytophagales bacterium, the proteins below share one genomic window:
- a CDS encoding phospholipase D-like domain-containing protein: protein MPVTIGNVNLYMGPHTLGAPDNLEETIVDFIEGAEKRLEIAIQEVDNWNIANAIIKAKQRGITTTVVLEGDYLKSYPGLKNPYREGGSLQHNREIMATMMRAGVNVKLDFNTSIFHQKFIVRDRVSVLTGSTNFTYTGVTNNLNHIFVIHDKKIAVLYYREFKEIMQGHFGKLNEGHDKIPDIEEVSEIPIKVLFAPDHNPEMEIMKQMAKATNRIDFAIFTFSQSSGIDDQMLLSARAGVKIKGVFENKAGNQKWAATKVLDRAGIDTYLASKLVHDEFPEKLGKLHHKLMIIDEQVVIGGSFNYTGPANALNDENIMIFGNLHETDPAKISKQKEFASYALKEVNRIIEVFGREVYT from the coding sequence ATGCCTGTAACTATAGGAAATGTTAATCTCTACATGGGGCCACATACTTTGGGAGCTCCGGACAACCTGGAAGAAACCATCGTTGATTTCATTGAAGGTGCTGAAAAACGGCTTGAAATCGCTATCCAGGAAGTGGATAACTGGAACATCGCCAATGCCATCATAAAAGCCAAACAACGTGGCATCACCACCACTGTAGTGCTGGAAGGAGATTATCTGAAGTCTTATCCTGGACTGAAGAACCCATATCGCGAAGGAGGAAGCCTGCAACACAATAGAGAGATCATGGCCACCATGATGCGGGCAGGGGTGAATGTCAAACTAGATTTTAACACAAGCATCTTTCATCAAAAGTTCATTGTCAGAGACAGGGTATCTGTCCTTACAGGTTCTACCAACTTTACTTACACGGGGGTAACGAACAATCTCAACCATATTTTCGTCATTCATGACAAAAAAATTGCGGTTCTCTATTATCGTGAATTCAAGGAGATCATGCAGGGTCATTTTGGGAAACTTAACGAAGGACACGACAAAATTCCGGATATCGAGGAAGTTTCGGAAATCCCAATAAAAGTGTTGTTTGCCCCTGATCACAATCCCGAGATGGAAATCATGAAGCAAATGGCCAAAGCGACGAATCGGATCGACTTTGCCATCTTCACGTTCTCGCAATCTTCAGGAATTGATGATCAAATGTTGTTGAGTGCCAGAGCCGGAGTAAAAATCAAAGGTGTCTTTGAAAACAAAGCAGGTAATCAGAAGTGGGCTGCTACCAAAGTTTTGGACAGAGCAGGTATCGATACGTACTTGGCTTCTAAACTGGTGCATGATGAATTTCCTGAAAAGCTGGGAAAACTTCACCACAAATTGATGATCATAGATGAGCAGGTCGTGATTGGGGGGAGCTTCAACTATACGGGCCCTGCCAACGCGTTGAACGATGAAAACATCATGATCTTCGGAAATCTGCATGAGACCGATCCAGCCAAAATCAGCAAGCAAAAAGAATTTGCATCTTACGCCCTGAAAGAAGTAAACCGCATCATCGAAGTGTTTGGCAGAGAGGTATACACTTAA
- a CDS encoding mechanosensitive ion channel has translation MLEQLKSNDQLVQIGLTLLTVLLFLLLRLLFSRRVVKRALRYNFEDTRTIYIKKAINAGLTVLMLVVLGIIWEISLKGLSLYVASVLTVVGVGLFANWSIVSNITASVILFFFFPFKIGSKVKIMDGDNSAEGEVLGVSLFSIQIRRADGQDIYYPNNLAIQKSIVHLKESKSES, from the coding sequence ATGCTTGAGCAACTCAAATCCAATGATCAGCTCGTCCAGATTGGTCTGACGCTATTAACCGTCTTGCTATTCCTACTGCTACGACTGCTGTTTTCCCGTCGGGTGGTGAAGCGAGCACTACGGTACAATTTTGAAGATACACGCACCATTTATATCAAAAAAGCCATCAATGCAGGCCTGACAGTATTAATGCTCGTTGTATTGGGCATCATCTGGGAAATCTCGTTGAAAGGTCTTTCGTTGTATGTCGCTTCCGTACTTACCGTAGTTGGTGTGGGATTGTTTGCCAACTGGTCAATCGTCAGTAACATCACCGCATCTGTAATCCTGTTTTTCTTTTTCCCGTTCAAGATCGGCTCCAAAGTCAAGATCATGGATGGCGATAACTCTGCAGAAGGAGAAGTATTGGGCGTCTCTCTGTTCTCCATACAAATTCGGAGGGCTGACGGGCAGGATATCTACTACCCCAACAACCTGGCTATCCAAAAATCGATCGTTCACCTCAAAGAGTCCAAATCGGAATCTTAG
- a CDS encoding prohibitin family protein, translated as MRKIRIMIMLTVIAGLASCSVIRQGEVGVKRKVGRLDQEIITPGAVGYNPIVTRVLKMPIRTLNMEITAHLPSQEGLNVQAAISILYRVKPEMVPLIIEQIGIGNEPGVISSVFRSAAADVCSRFYAKDMHSAQRANIETEITKRMNELLEPRGFEIEAVLMKNIALPPGLARAVEDKLEAEQNAQRMKFLLDREKLEAERKIIEAKGIRDAQRIISEGLTGEIIQWQSIEAFKELSKSPNTKVIMTDGQSPMLVDPGGR; from the coding sequence ATGAGAAAGATAAGAATCATGATCATGCTAACGGTGATAGCAGGACTGGCAAGTTGCTCAGTGATCAGGCAAGGTGAAGTTGGTGTGAAGCGCAAGGTAGGAAGGCTGGATCAGGAGATCATTACACCCGGAGCAGTAGGATATAATCCAATTGTCACGCGGGTGCTCAAGATGCCGATTAGAACCCTTAATATGGAGATTACGGCCCACTTACCCTCGCAAGAGGGGTTGAATGTGCAGGCAGCGATCTCTATACTGTATCGGGTGAAACCTGAGATGGTGCCCCTGATCATTGAACAGATCGGCATTGGTAATGAACCTGGAGTGATCAGTAGTGTGTTCCGTTCTGCTGCAGCAGATGTTTGTTCCCGGTTTTATGCCAAAGACATGCACTCTGCACAAAGAGCGAACATTGAAACGGAGATCACCAAGCGAATGAACGAATTGCTGGAACCTCGTGGTTTTGAGATTGAGGCAGTGCTCATGAAAAACATCGCCTTGCCTCCAGGACTGGCGCGAGCGGTAGAGGACAAGCTGGAAGCGGAGCAAAATGCCCAACGTATGAAATTCTTATTGGATCGTGAAAAACTGGAAGCAGAAAGAAAGATCATTGAAGCCAAAGGGATCAGAGATGCTCAGCGCATCATTTCCGAAGGATTGACTGGGGAGATCATTCAGTGGCAGAGCATTGAGGCGTTCAAAGAGTTGAGCAAGTCGCCTAATACCAAGGTGATCATGACCGATGGGCAATCACCCATGCTGGTAGATCCGGGCGGAAGATAG
- a CDS encoding DoxX family protein, whose protein sequence is MKINKILYWLGTIVMGMIMAFSVTMYLTKTAAIQGAFEGYGYPAYLVIPLAIAKILGMVAVISGLSRTLKEWAYFGFLIDFVLAATAHLTSGDGGGLFSFIALGAWVVSYVFWKRKEG, encoded by the coding sequence ATGAAGATCAACAAAATTCTTTATTGGCTCGGCACGATCGTCATGGGGATGATCATGGCCTTTTCCGTCACCATGTATCTCACCAAAACGGCAGCCATACAAGGTGCTTTTGAAGGATATGGCTATCCGGCCTACCTAGTTATTCCCCTGGCCATTGCCAAGATCCTCGGCATGGTCGCAGTAATCTCCGGATTGTCACGTACCCTTAAGGAATGGGCCTATTTCGGATTTTTGATCGACTTTGTATTGGCAGCTACTGCACACCTGACCAGCGGTGATGGCGGCGGTCTTTTTTCATTTATTGCGCTAGGTGCCTGGGTGGTCTCTTATGTGTTTTGGAAAAGGAAAGAGGGGTAA
- a CDS encoding nitrate- and nitrite sensing domain-containing protein, whose amino-acid sequence MRSLYNLSIRAKILLITFPLLAGVLYLILIRTLDSLSLSQSMDKLEKGVTLSTRVSYLVHEIQKERGNSSGFLANQDQSFRNQLNDQRILTDEQYDNYKSALADPDLAQIIAENQQTINELNRLLREIEQIRTEVDQIRLTSNQAIDRYTEINTFALNALDQVIPTSENSDVTREVQAYINFLKSKERAGIERAVGSQAFSLGTLNAELYRRFSTLVAAQNSYIDAFLVTVNADGKSHYENTVKGSAVDEVERMRDLMYQNADMDEDPIYWFATITKKIELLKNVEDFLTDQVVVVNDHIQAGTFRRERGVICSETKLKEMIKPISV is encoded by the coding sequence ATGCGGTCACTTTATAACCTTTCGATCAGGGCTAAAATCCTATTGATCACATTCCCGCTATTGGCGGGGGTACTTTATCTAATCTTAATTCGAACACTGGACAGCTTGAGCCTGTCTCAATCCATGGACAAACTGGAGAAGGGAGTAACGCTCTCGACTCGTGTCAGTTATCTGGTGCATGAAATCCAGAAAGAACGGGGTAACTCTTCCGGTTTCCTGGCGAATCAGGACCAGTCTTTCCGAAATCAGTTGAATGATCAACGAATATTGACGGACGAACAATATGACAACTATAAATCAGCTTTGGCTGATCCGGATTTGGCTCAAATAATTGCTGAAAATCAACAAACGATCAATGAACTCAATCGGCTGTTAAGAGAAATCGAGCAGATCAGGACCGAGGTGGATCAAATTCGTTTGACCTCTAACCAGGCCATTGACCGATATACGGAAATTAACACATTCGCGCTGAATGCATTGGATCAGGTGATCCCAACCAGTGAGAACTCGGATGTTACACGAGAAGTGCAAGCATACATCAACTTCCTTAAGTCCAAAGAACGTGCGGGTATTGAGCGTGCGGTTGGGTCACAGGCCTTTTCCCTGGGAACTTTGAACGCAGAACTTTATCGTCGATTTTCTACCCTGGTTGCCGCCCAGAATTCATACATCGATGCTTTTCTGGTAACTGTAAACGCAGATGGTAAGTCGCATTACGAAAATACGGTGAAAGGAAGTGCGGTGGATGAGGTAGAGAGGATGCGTGACTTGATGTATCAGAATGCCGATATGGATGAAGACCCGATTTATTGGTTCGCAACGATCACTAAGAAGATTGAATTACTGAAGAATGTCGAGGACTTTTTGACCGATCAGGTAGTGGTGGTCAATGATCACATTCAAGCCGGCACTTTTCGAAGGGAAAGGGGAGTAATCTGCTCGGAAACGAAACTTAAAGAAATGATTAAACCTATCTCGGTGTAG
- a CDS encoding nuclear transport factor 2 family protein: MEIRQPVPPFTLETAKQKIQAAEDAWNTKNPEKVALAYTPDSVWRNRDLFINGRAEIVAFLTDKWQKELNYKLKKEYWAHTDNRIAVRFEYEYQDKDGQWWRAYGNENWEFNEQGLMQKRFASINDLAIEENDRKLK; this comes from the coding sequence ATGGAAATCAGACAACCCGTTCCTCCTTTTACGCTCGAAACAGCGAAACAAAAAATACAAGCTGCAGAAGATGCCTGGAACACGAAAAACCCGGAAAAGGTAGCGTTAGCTTACACACCAGACAGTGTGTGGCGAAACAGAGACCTCTTCATCAATGGACGGGCTGAGATCGTTGCATTCCTCACCGACAAATGGCAAAAAGAACTCAACTACAAACTAAAGAAAGAATATTGGGCACATACAGACAACCGCATTGCCGTACGGTTCGAATATGAATACCAGGACAAAGACGGGCAATGGTGGCGAGCTTACGGTAATGAAAACTGGGAATTCAATGAACAAGGGCTGATGCAAAAACGATTTGCCAGTATTAACGACTTAGCCATTGAGGAAAACGATCGGAAGCTGAAGTAA
- a CDS encoding acetyl-CoA C-acyltransferase yields MESYIVDAVRTPIGKFRGTLAPVRADDLAVIPIQELMNRNDIDPAQIADVILGCANQAGEDNRNVARMAALLAGLPITVPGETVNRLCSSGMSAAIHAHRAIKTGDGDLFIVGGVEQMTRGPLVMSKSAMPYGADAKLYDSSFGWRFVNPKMQEQYGIDAMGQTAENLVERDTISREDQDRFAVWSQQKADTARVNGRLAKEIVPVSIPQRKKDPIVFDQDEFIKAGTSIEGLAKLKPAFKRDGSVTAGNASGLNDGAAAMLIASEKAVKDMNLTPKARIVSSQVVGVEPRIMGVGPVEASLQALKKAGLTMDDMDIIELNEAFAAQVLACTRSWGLEDQDPRLNPNGGAIAIGHPLGMTGTRLLQTASIELHERNARYALCTLCVGVGQGYATVIERV; encoded by the coding sequence ATGGAAAGCTACATTGTCGACGCTGTTCGTACCCCTATTGGAAAATTTCGAGGAACCCTTGCGCCAGTCAGAGCTGACGACCTTGCGGTGATCCCTATTCAGGAATTGATGAATCGCAACGATATCGATCCTGCTCAGATTGCTGATGTGATTCTTGGATGTGCAAATCAGGCAGGGGAGGATAACCGTAATGTAGCACGAATGGCGGCTTTGTTGGCTGGATTGCCTATCACGGTACCTGGTGAGACAGTGAACCGCTTGTGTTCTTCAGGAATGTCAGCTGCTATCCATGCACATAGGGCCATCAAGACCGGAGACGGAGACCTGTTCATTGTTGGTGGTGTCGAGCAAATGACCCGTGGGCCTTTGGTTATGTCAAAATCCGCAATGCCTTATGGAGCAGATGCGAAGCTTTATGACAGCAGCTTTGGCTGGCGATTTGTGAACCCCAAAATGCAGGAACAGTACGGCATCGATGCCATGGGACAAACCGCCGAAAACCTGGTAGAACGTGATACCATCAGTCGTGAAGACCAGGACAGGTTTGCCGTATGGAGCCAACAGAAGGCAGATACGGCCAGAGTTAATGGTCGTCTTGCGAAAGAAATTGTTCCGGTTAGCATTCCACAACGAAAGAAAGATCCGATTGTTTTTGATCAGGATGAATTCATCAAAGCAGGCACAAGCATAGAGGGATTAGCGAAGCTCAAACCAGCCTTCAAGCGAGATGGCTCGGTGACGGCAGGAAATGCATCAGGACTCAATGACGGAGCAGCGGCCATGTTAATTGCTTCCGAAAAGGCTGTAAAGGACATGAATTTGACGCCAAAAGCCAGAATAGTCAGTTCTCAGGTGGTCGGAGTAGAACCTCGTATCATGGGTGTGGGCCCGGTAGAAGCGTCACTTCAGGCGCTAAAGAAAGCAGGGCTCACCATGGACGACATGGACATCATCGAACTGAACGAAGCATTTGCGGCGCAGGTGCTGGCGTGCACCCGATCCTGGGGGCTGGAAGATCAGGATCCAAGATTAAATCCTAATGGAGGCGCCATTGCCATCGGGCACCCGCTCGGAATGACTGGCACTCGATTGTTGCAAACCGCTTCCATTGAGTTGCACGAACGCAACGCCAGATACGCCCTATGTACCTTGTGTGTGGGTGTGGGACAAGGGTATGCTACGGTAATAGAACGCGTATAA